A genome region from Blautia coccoides includes the following:
- a CDS encoding GNAT family N-acetyltransferase: MELRTANENEWKKVKAFYWQLIEQMDSALYKPGWKKGIYPTDEFLMDSIRNKELYVLLSESNHMASMILNHKCTDGYEKIHWNITATPQEITVVHALGVLPDYQGQGIAKLMVQEAIRTAKENGQKAVRLDVLSTNIPAQKLYSDMGFNYMDTIQLFYEDTGSTNYLLYEYTL, encoded by the coding sequence ATGGAACTGCGTACAGCAAATGAAAATGAATGGAAAAAAGTAAAAGCCTTCTACTGGCAGCTAATTGAACAGATGGACTCTGCCCTATATAAACCCGGATGGAAAAAAGGAATTTATCCAACAGATGAATTTCTTATGGACTCTATCAGAAACAAAGAGCTGTATGTCCTTCTCTCCGAAAGCAATCATATGGCCTCAATGATATTAAATCACAAATGTACAGATGGGTATGAAAAAATACATTGGAACATTACTGCCACCCCTCAGGAAATAACCGTAGTCCATGCTTTAGGTGTACTGCCGGATTATCAAGGACAGGGAATCGCAAAATTAATGGTACAGGAAGCCATTCGGACTGCCAAAGAAAATGGACAAAAGGCTGTCCGGTTAGACGTACTCAGTACGAATATCCCTGCCCAGAAATTGTACAGCGATATGGGATTTAATTATATGGATACCATTCAACTGTTTTATGAAGACACCGGATCAACAAATTATTTACTTTACGAATATACTCTATAA
- a CDS encoding GNAT family N-acetyltransferase → MDVAFKRFSDFQRGTMYELLKDAYAFESRYERDWDGEWKKADAFFYENLHIADECGFITTLDHTAIGFICWDPRNIPKYIEIGHNCIVSEYKGKGYGKRQLQEAVKRISSKNVRKIVVTTDERLFPAQKNYERAGFQFIQYRKNKRNSVYAGKLMDYEILL, encoded by the coding sequence GTGGATGTTGCATTTAAAAGGTTCAGTGATTTTCAGAGAGGAACGATGTATGAACTGCTGAAAGATGCCTATGCCTTTGAAAGCAGATATGAAAGAGATTGGGATGGGGAATGGAAAAAAGCGGATGCCTTTTTCTATGAAAATCTGCACATAGCGGATGAATGTGGTTTTATTACGACACTTGATCATACAGCTATCGGTTTTATATGTTGGGATCCAAGAAATATACCTAAATATATAGAAATAGGCCATAATTGTATTGTATCGGAATATAAAGGAAAAGGTTATGGAAAGAGACAGCTTCAGGAAGCGGTTAAGAGGATCAGCAGTAAGAACGTAAGAAAAATAGTAGTTACGACAGATGAGCGGCTGTTCCCTGCACAAAAAAATTATGAGAGAGCAGGGTTTCAGTTCATACAATACAGGAAAAATAAGAGAAACTCAGTATACGCTGGGAAATTGATGGATTATGAGATACTATTATAA
- a CDS encoding recombinase family protein, protein MTENRKTAVYIRLSMEDENVDGRTKLESDSVTSQRILLKSFVIDQLGVDESDILEYVDDGVSGTHFKRNGFQQLQEDMKSGQIGCVVVKDFSRFGRDYLEVGFYIEYIFPLLQIRFISINDSYDSEASSGMTGGMNVALKNLVYNMYSLDLSKKISSAMQTRMKNGTRLPVNARYGYRKGKDGRLEIDPDSAKVVKMIFQMAAEGMSFAEITRELNKQEIATCDEQKMSRGEQVQFRRFDTIMKKRWNPTTVSAIIRDEIYIGTRIWGKTRCSMHTGHKAVLNDESDWIRLENHHDPIVDRELFEKANRLHPKKSRGVAETRTNYTLARRKKQPALMLCAHCGHCLVRETEHLLKCSDGRTSGDHVCRSLVVRREPMEKHILELVHQFASSMLENRKIVKSKNQSKGMGTNVAELLKQSRQLSSEKMRLYDGYKDGCIDRELYKQKAEKIGRQLEEIRRKIAESERDAKMLEQDNTAKEMKLEEFLNMEKFDTEKLREIIKVIRVHSQEEIEIEWNCDDVFLGQR, encoded by the coding sequence ATGACAGAAAATAGGAAAACAGCTGTCTATATCCGTTTATCTATGGAAGATGAGAATGTGGATGGCAGAACCAAACTGGAAAGTGACAGTGTGACTTCTCAGAGGATCCTGTTGAAATCGTTTGTGATCGATCAGCTTGGTGTGGATGAGTCGGATATCCTTGAATATGTGGATGACGGTGTCAGCGGCACCCATTTCAAACGCAATGGTTTTCAACAGTTGCAGGAGGATATGAAAAGCGGACAGATCGGCTGTGTAGTTGTGAAAGATTTCTCCAGGTTTGGCAGGGACTATCTGGAAGTGGGATTTTATATTGAGTATATTTTTCCGCTTCTTCAGATCAGATTTATTTCCATTAATGACAGTTATGACAGTGAAGCCAGCTCTGGAATGACCGGCGGTATGAATGTAGCTTTGAAGAATCTGGTTTATAACATGTATAGCCTGGATTTGTCGAAAAAAATCTCATCCGCAATGCAGACCAGAATGAAAAACGGAACAAGGCTTCCGGTAAATGCCAGATATGGTTATAGAAAGGGCAAAGATGGAAGGTTGGAAATTGATCCGGATTCGGCTAAGGTGGTGAAGATGATTTTCCAGATGGCTGCAGAAGGTATGAGCTTTGCAGAGATCACAAGGGAACTGAACAAACAGGAAATTGCCACCTGTGATGAGCAGAAAATGTCAAGAGGAGAGCAGGTTCAGTTCCGACGATTTGATACCATCATGAAAAAACGCTGGAATCCAACCACAGTATCTGCAATCATACGGGATGAGATTTATATTGGAACCCGGATATGGGGTAAAACACGCTGTAGTATGCACACCGGTCATAAGGCGGTTCTTAATGACGAGTCTGACTGGATCAGGCTGGAAAACCACCATGATCCGATTGTTGACAGGGAACTGTTTGAAAAAGCGAACAGACTGCATCCGAAAAAATCCAGAGGTGTTGCAGAAACAAGAACCAATTATACGCTGGCAAGACGCAAGAAACAGCCAGCACTGATGCTGTGTGCACACTGTGGTCATTGTCTGGTAAGAGAAACGGAGCATCTACTGAAATGCTCGGATGGGCGTACCAGCGGTGATCATGTCTGTCGAAGCCTGGTGGTCAGACGTGAGCCAATGGAAAAGCATATCCTGGAACTTGTTCATCAGTTTGCATCTTCCATGCTGGAAAACCGGAAGATTGTTAAATCAAAGAACCAGAGCAAAGGTATGGGGACGAATGTTGCAGAATTGTTGAAACAGAGCCGCCAGTTGTCTTCTGAAAAAATGAGACTTTATGATGGGTACAAAGATGGTTGTATTGATCGGGAACTGTACAAGCAGAAAGCAGAAAAGATAGGCAGACAGCTGGAAGAAATCAGACGAAAGATAGCAGAGTCTGAACGTGATGCAAAGATGCTTGAGCAGGACAATACTGCGAAGGAAATGAAACTGGAAGAATTTCTGAACATGGAGAAATTCGATACAGAGAAATTACGGGAGATCATCAAGGTTATCCGGGTGCATAGCCAGGAGGAAATCGAAATTGAATGGAATTGTGATGATGTATTTTTAGGGCAGAGATAA